A window from Purpureocillium takamizusanense chromosome 3, complete sequence encodes these proteins:
- a CDS encoding N-acetylmuramic acid 6-phosphate etherase (EggNog:ENOG503P0S8~COG:G) gives MSPSQPVVQLAGLQTETRNPRTTAIDTVSTLELCRILQREDARVPAAVEPCVPAIAAAIDVLTDRVRRGGRVFYIGAGTSGRLGVLDASEIPPTYSAPADRFIALIAGGDYALRNAKEGAEDSRSGAEEDLRPYGFDPAVDSLIGVASSGRTPYVLGGLEHVRRIGGATVAVVCVRPSAVEDEGNADHVIAAVTGPESVTGSTRMKAGTATKLVLNMMSTGIMIKLGKTYGNLMIDLKATNIKLRQRAKNMLRLIGGAACTQTDEELDAVLAACHGSVKLAAVTIVLGVSVADAEARLERSNGVLARVFEEAQRQAVEEAHRDEGLVLCVDAGGSSCRAVIMGPDGTAACGAAGPCNVSTIGIDAAMAVMATAIQEATDKCEATRGRQFQAVSFAAAWVGMAGYERPALSPLIDAALAELLRLRVGEGLRVTADIDLLPAAVAEDPSLDAAVVVVAGTGSVAMSYARASDGGGFVRCGRAGGWGPLLGDDGGGYGLGREALRRALHQADLRPAHGAAGGSDAPLSPLAGAVSAHFDAQHPRDLLSAVLMPHQPSGPDDTAAAQGATKRIASAARVVLDLARAGDAEARAVVEAGTASLAELVAALVDGQAQAHEGRRCGLVLAGGLLQDDDYRGRLVDALAGRHFARVETVGQPAVDGARCLQRELRR, from the exons atgtcgccctcgcagcccgtcgtccagctcgccggcctccaGACCGAGACGAGGAACCCGCGCACCACGGCCATCGACACCGTCTCGACGCTCGAGCTGTGCCGCATCCTCCAGCGTGAGGACGCGCGCGtgcccgcggccgtcgagccctgcgtccccgccatcgccgccgccatcgacgtgcTGACGGACCGcgtgcgccgcggcggcagggtgTTTTACattggcgccggcaccagcgGGAG gcTAGGGGTCCTGGACGCGTCGGAAATCCCGCCCACCTACTCGGCACCAGCCGACAGGTTCATCGCCCtcatcgcgggcggcgactaCGCGCTCCGCAACGCCAAGGAGGGTGCCGAGGACAGCCGATCTGGtgccgaggaggacctcCGCCCGTACGGCTTCGACCCGGCCGTCGACTCGCtcatcggcgtcgcctcgtccggccGCACGCCctacgtcctcggcggcctcgagcacgtgcgccgcatcggcggtgccaccgtcgccgtcgtctgcgtccggccgtcggccgtcgaggacgagggcaacGCCGACCATGTCattgccgccgtcaccggGCCCGAGTCGGTCACCGGCAGCACCCGCATGAAGGCCGGCACCGCCACCAAGCTGGTCCTCAACATGATGAGCACCGGCATCATGATTAAGCTGGGCAAGACCTATGGCAATTTG ATGATCGACCTCAAGGCCACCAACATCAAGCTAAGGCAGCGCGCCAAGAACATGCTCCGGCTcattggcggcgccgcgtgCACGCAGACCGatgaggagctcgacgccgtgctggccgccTGCCACGGCAgcgtcaagctcgccgccgtcaccatcgtGCTGGGCGtgtccgtcgccgacgccgaggcgcgccTGGAGCGCAGCAACGGCGTGCTGGCCCGCGTGTTTGAGGAGGCGCAGaggcaggccgtcgaggaggcgcaccgcgacgagggcctcgtcctgtgcgtcgacgccggcggctccagctgccgggccgtcatcatggggccggacgggacggccgcgtgcggcgccgcaggcccGTGCAACGT CTCCACTATCGGTAtcgacgcggccatggcggtcatggccacggccatcCAGGAGGCGACGGACAAGTGCGAGGccacgcgcgggcggcagtTCCAGGCCGtgagcttcgccgccgcctgggtcggcatggcgggctACGAGCGCccggcgctgtcgccgctCATCGacgcggcgttggcggagctgctcaggctgcgcgtcggcgagggcctccGGGTCACGGCCGACATCGacctgctgcccgcggccgtcgccgaggacccgagcctcgacgcggccgtcgtggtcgtcgccggcacgggCTCCGTGGCCATGAGCTACGCGCGGGCGTCCGACGGCGGGGGCTTCGTCcggtgcgggcgcgccggcgggtgGGGCCccctgctgggcgacgacggcggcggctacggcCTGGGGCGCGAGGCtctgcggcgggcgctgcacCAGGCGGACCTGCGGCCGGCACACGGTGCTGCAGGGGGCAGCGAcgcgccgctctcgccgctggccggcgccgtgtcgGCGCACTTTGACGCGCAGCACCCCCGGGACCTGCTCAGCGCTGTGCTGATGCCGCACCAGCCGTCGGGCcccgacgacaccgccgcagcgcagGGCGCGACCAAGCGCatcgcgtcggcggcgcgcgtggtgctggacctggcgcgggcgggcgacgccgaggcgcgggccgttgtcgaggccggcacGGCGAGCCTCGCGgagctggtggcggcgctggtggacggacaggcgcaggcgcacgaggggcggcggtgcggcctcgtgctcgcgggcgggctgctgcaggacgacgactacaGAGGCCGCCTGGTGGACGCGCTGGCCGGGCGGCATTTCGCGCGCGTCGAGACTGTCGGGCAGCCGGCGGTGGACGGCGCGCGGTGCCTGCAgcgggagctgcggcggTAA
- the DAL1 gene encoding Allantoinase (MEROPS:MER0005767~COG:F~EggNog:ENOG503NWXN), whose translation MALTGVNGIDGIDDAAHPLAVLVSSRAVLTLPDGSLVVSPATVAVSPATGKIVSVTPEVLPASRFPAGTAYADHSPRLLLPGLVDAHVHLNEPGRTEWEGFWTGTRAAASGGVTTVVDMPLNAIPPTTTVANLREKLRASRGQCWVDVGFYGGVIPGNADDLRPLVDAGVRGFKGFLIESGVDEFPAVSPKDVALAMEALKDSATTLMFHAEMVPAETGASSSSSSTTTTTTTADQTAYQTFLDSRPPSYETTAVEQILALAHLAPSLPLHIVHLSATQCIPLLRAARARGVNITAETCFHYLGLSAEEIARGDTRHKCCPPIREGRNRDGLWDELVAKDSCIRTVVSDHSPCTPELKLLPEHLDSTRKDADLTNGTAPPPQQNGGKGGDFMAAWGGISSVGLGLPILHTASRERIEAAGGDEGRAPSLTDIVRLCCQATAEQVGLAHRKGALRAGMDADVCVFDDAEAWTFSQGDMRWKNRCSPWEGRRFVGRVRETWLRGRKVFELGAGRDGFVADAPFGESITERRT comes from the exons ATGGCACTCACCGGCGTCAATggcatcgacggcatcgacgacgccgcccaccccctcgccgtgctcgtctcgtcgcgcgccgtccTCACCCTGCCCGacggctcgctcgtcgtctcgcccgccaccgtGGCCGTGTCCCCCGCGACGGGCAAGATCGTGTCCGTGACGCCCGAGGTGCTCCCCGCGAGCCGCTTCCCCGCGGGCACCGCCTACGCGGACCACtcgccgcggctgctgctgccgggcctcgtcgacgcgcacgTCCACCTCAACGAGCCGGGCCGCACCGAGTGGGAGGGCTTCTGGACgggcacgcgcgcggcggccagcggcggcgtcaccaccgtcgtcgacatgcccctcaacgccatccccccgaccaccaccgtcgccaacctgcgcgagaagctgcgcgccagccgcggccAGTGCTGGGTCGACGTCGGCTTctacggcggcgtcatcccgggcaacgccgacgacctgcggcccctggtcgacgccggcgtgcGCGGCTTCAAGGGCTTCCTGATTGAGTCTGGG GTCGACGAGTTCCCCGCCGTGTCGCCCAAGGACGTGGCCCTCGCCAtggaggcgctcaaggacaGCGCCACGACGCTCATGTTTCACGCGGAAATGGTGCCCGCCGAGaccggcgccagcagcagcagcagcagcaccaccaccaccaccaccaccgcagaCCAGACCGCGTACCAGACGTTCCTCGActcgcggccgccctcgTACGAGaccacggccgtcgagcagatcctggcgctggcgcacctcgcgccctcgctgccgctgcacaTTGTGCACCTGTCGGCGACGCAGTGCAtcccgctgctgcgggcggcgcgcgcgcgcggcgtcaacatcaccgccgaGACGTGCTTCCACTACCTGGGGCTGTCGGCCGAGGAGATTGCCCGCGGCGACACGCGCCACAAgtgctgcccgcccatcCGCGAGGGCCGCAACCGCGACGGCCTGtgggacgagctcgtcgccaagGACTCGTGCATCCGCACCGTCGTGTCGGACCACTCGCCCTGCACGCCCGAGCTGAAGCTGCTGCCGGAGCATCTCGATTCGACGCGCAAAGACGCCGACCTGACCAACGGcaccgccccgccgccgcagcagaacggaggcaagggcggcgacttCATGGCCGCGTGGGGCGGCATCTCGTCCGTCGGCCTGGGCCTGCCGATCCTGCacacggcgtcgcgggagcgcatcgaggcggcgggcggcgacgagggccgcgcgccgtcgctcaCGGACATTGTGCGGCTGTGCtgccaggcgacggcggagcaGGTCGGGCTGGCGCACCGCAAGggcgcgctgcgggcgggcatggacgccgacgtgtgcgtcttcgacgacgccgaggcgtGGACGTTTTCGCAGGGCGACATGCGCTGGAAGAAccgctgctcgccgtgggAGGGGCGCCGCTTCGTCGGCCGCGTGCGCGAGACGTGGCTGCGCGGCCGCAAGGTCTTTGAGctgggggcggggcgcgACGGgttcgtcgccgacgcgccctTTGGCGAGAGCATCACGGAGCGGAGGACGTGA
- a CDS encoding uncharacterized protein (COG:S~TransMembrane:12 (i54-76o96-116i123-142o148-173i185-207o219-239i274-292o312-335i342-361o389-410i422-441o453-473i)~EggNog:ENOG503P0IX), translated as MAQETHELAAAASGDKPVAAHAGDDMHVDAAADAHRETGADEAVEQSSSKLVRFYAHPWTQILLISFICFCLPGMYNALTGLGGSGQVDSTVAANATVALLSTTAATALFIVGPIFSWVGPRICFLIGGWTYALYSGSLLSFNHNGNGAFVIASGAILGVGASFIWIVQGAIMTTYVSESQKGRAIAVFWVIFNLGGGIGSLASFGLNYDSKSGTVSSSTYVALMVVMLFGWCLGVFICNPSRIRLAQLHRAVETEKHTIKGAAMTAVRTVCKWRVACMLPLFFSANVFYSYQQNNVNGETFNIRTRSLNGALYWLAQMLGGLLIGLILDVPWLSRPNRARLGWATVFVTGMVIWGGGYQFQKWQDVRHAQGHKQDIDYKEGGLSTGPIFLYIFYGAYDALWQGFAYWLIGTESNSAGRAAVLVGAYKSLQAAGGAMAWRINALKVSPMSQLGMNWGLCIGSLIVVLPTVWTVTKSTTVEEEVQATHQVPESKLEE; from the exons ATGGCTCAGGAAACGCATGAactcgcggccgcggcctcgggCGACAAGCCCGTCGCTGCGCACGCGGGAGACGACAtgcacgtcgacgccgccgccgatgcccaccgcgagacgggcgccgacgaggccgtggaGCAGAGCTCGTCGAAGCTGGTGCGCTTCTACGCGCACCCGTGGACGCAGATTCTGCTCATCAGCTTCATCTGcttctgcctgcctggc ATGTACAACGCCCTCAccgggctcggcggctcCGGCCAGGTCGActcgacggtggcggccaacgcgacggtggcgctgctgtcgacgacggcggcgacggcgctctTCATCGTGGGCCCCATCTTCTCGTGGGTCGGCCCGCGCATCTGCTTCCTCATCGGCGGGTGGACGTACGCGCTGTACTCGGGGTCGCTGCTCAGCTTCAACcacaacggcaacggcgccttTGTCATCGCGTCGGGCGCCATcctgggcgtgggcgcgtcGTTTATCTGGATCGTGCAGGGCGCCATCATGACGACGTACGTGTCCGAGTCGCAAAAGggccgcgccatcgccgtcttctGGGTCATCTTCaacctgggcggcggcatcgggtCGCTGGCGTCGTTTGGGCTCAACTACGACTCCAAGTCGGGCACCGTGTCGAGCTCCACCTACGTTGCGCtcatggtggtgatgctctTCGGCTGGTGcctcggcgtcttcatcTGCAACCCGTCGCGCATCCGCCTGGCGCAGCTGcaccgcgccgtcgagacggaGAAGCACACCATCaagggcgccgccatgacggccgTGCGCACCGTCTGCAAGTGGCGCGTCGCCTGCATGCtgcccctcttcttctcggccAACGTCTTCTACTCGTACCAGCAGAACAACGTCAACGGCGAGACGTTCAACATCCGCACGCGCTCGCTCAACGGCGCGCTGTACTGGCTGGCCCAGAtgctcggcgggctgctcatcggcctcatcctcgacgtgCCGTGGCTGTCGCGCCCCAACCGCGCccgcctgggctgggccacCGTCTTCGTCACCGGCATGGTCatctggggcggcggctaccAGTTCCAGAAGTGGCAGGACGTGCGCCACGCCCAGGGCCACAAGCAGGACATTGACTACAAGGAGGGCGGCCTGTCCACGGGGCCCATCTTCCTCTACATCTTCTACGGCGCCTACGACGCCCTCTGGCAGGGCTTCGCCTACTGGCTCATCGGCACCGAGTCCAAcagcgccggccgcgccgccgtcctcgtcggcgcctaCAAGAgcctgcaggccgccggcggcgccatggcctggCGCATCAACGCCCTCAAGGTGAGCCCCATGTCGCAGCTCGGCATGAACTGGGGGCTGTGCATCGGCTCGCTCATTGTCGTCCTGCCCACCGTCTGGACCGTCACCAAGAGCAccaccgtcgaggaggaggtccAGGCCACGCACCAGGTTCCGGAGAGCAAGCTGGAGGAGTAG
- the COQ1 gene encoding coq1 putative hexaprenyl diphosphate synthase (COG:H~BUSCO:EOG092634B5~EggNog:ENOG503NV2J), with protein sequence MHTSQRRDSAWAAAVQVASNVVGNVVKKAAKDGMSVDPLRAVAKEMQFLTGNIRKLLGSGHPSLDRVAKYYTQAEGKHVRPLIVLLMSRATHLCPKDPRPAEQGARVPIDSSISPAQILADVNPSATQQPLTAREPEMTPEDARLDILPSQRRLAEITELIHTASLLHDDVIDHSVSRRGSPSANLEFGNKMAVLAGDFLLGRASVALARLRHVEVVELLATVIANLVEGEFMQLKNTERDERCPRYSEETLSYYLQKTYLKTASLISKSCRAAALLGHADATTVDAAYAYGRNLGLAFQLVDDMLDYTRTGKDLGKPAGADLELGLATAPLLFAWRQNPELGALVGRKFERDGDVEKARELVLRSDGIEQTRALAHDYSERAIAAIAAFPDSEAKDGLVEMAQKTIQRQK encoded by the exons ATGCACACCTCGCAACGACGTGActcggcgtgggcggcggccgtccagGTCGCGTCCAACGTGGTGGGCAACGTGGTcaagaaggcggccaaggacggcatGTCGGTCGACCCgctgcgcgccgtggccaaggAGATGCAGTTCCTCACGGGCAACATCCGCAAGCTGCTGGGCTCCGGGCACCCGTCGCTGGACCGCGTCGCCAAGTACTACACGCAGGCCGAGGGCAAGCACGTGCGGCCGCTCATCGTGCTGCTCATGAGCCGGGCCACGCACCTCTGCCCCAAGGACCCGCGgcccgccgagcagggcgcgAGGGTCCCCATCGACTCGTCGATATCCCCCGCGCAgatcctcgccgacgtcaacccgtcggcgacgcagcagcccctgacggcgcgggagcccgagatgacgcccgaggacgcccgcctcgacatCCTGCCgagccagcggcggctggcggagATTACGGAGCTGATCCACacggcctcgctgctgcaCGACGACGTGATTGACCACTCGGtgtcgcggcgcggctcgccgtcggccaacCTCGAGTTCGGCAACAAGatggcggtgctggcgggcgacttcctcctcgggcgggcgtcggtggcgctggcgcggctgcggcacgtcgaggtcgtggagctgctggcgacggTCATTGCCAAcctggtcgagggcgagttCATGCAGCTCAAGAACAcggagcgcgacgagcgctGCCCGCGCTACTCGGAGGAGACGCTCAGCTACTACCTGCAGAAGACGTACCTCAAGACGGCCAGCCTCATCTCCAAgtcgtgccgcgccgccgccctgctcggccacgccgacgccaccaccgtcgacgccgcctaCGCCTACGGCCGCAACCTCGGGCTGGCcttccagctcgtcgacgacatgctcGACTACACGCGCACCGGCAAGGACCTCGGCaagcccgccggcgccgacctcgagctgGGGCTCGCCACGGCCCCGCTGCTGTTTGCCTGGAGGCAGAACCCGGAGCTgggcgcgctcgtcggccgcaagtttgagcgcgacggcgacgtcgaaaAG gcgcgcgagctggTGCTCCGgagcgacggcatcgagcagACGCGGGCCCTCGCGCACGACTACTCGgagcgcgccatcgccgcgaTCGCTGCCTTTCCCGAcagcgaggccaaggacggccTGGTGGAGATGGCGCAGAAGACGATTCAGCGACAAAAGTGA